In Methanobacterium sp., one DNA window encodes the following:
- a CDS encoding CBS domain-containing protein, protein MNPVGQIMTPDPVTVSADTHVTKVRSVFREHGFRTIPVVSGNRLEGIITRGDMLNISSTKSNIDARGIMEQPLVITTPEMDITSLIKEIVNSGTLYAPVVESQDDMHLVGIVTVADIIMKLLYNGSLPANESIEGIMSSSVITCNHDDPISHVWKRMGDSGVSGLPVIKNNKIIGIITRMDIIKSGNVRMGRESQSHETRRSVLVEKIMRTPPVVAITSTSIREAAEILLEYNIGRLPIVKNPIYVKKEPRRAKQADLIGIVSREDILWSYLN, encoded by the coding sequence TTGAACCCGGTGGGACAAATAATGACCCCGGATCCTGTCACCGTATCTGCGGATACCCATGTCACTAAAGTAAGGTCTGTTTTCCGGGAACATGGGTTCCGAACAATTCCTGTTGTATCTGGGAACCGTTTGGAAGGTATTATTACTCGTGGAGACATGTTAAATATCTCTTCAACCAAATCCAACATCGATGCCAGGGGGATCATGGAACAACCCTTAGTGATTACCACTCCTGAAATGGATATAACCTCCCTGATTAAGGAAATTGTAAATTCTGGCACGTTATACGCTCCAGTAGTGGAGTCACAGGATGACATGCATCTGGTGGGAATAGTAACAGTAGCGGATATCATAATGAAATTACTCTACAATGGATCACTACCTGCGAATGAATCCATTGAAGGTATTATGAGTTCTTCAGTTATCACTTGCAATCATGATGATCCGATTTCTCATGTTTGGAAGAGAATGGGTGATTCAGGCGTATCTGGTCTTCCAGTGATTAAAAATAATAAAATTATAGGCATTATCACCAGAATGGACATTATCAAATCGGGTAATGTTCGAATGGGCCGTGAATCCCAATCTCATGAGACCCGAAGGTCAGTTTTGGTGGAAAAAATAATGAGAACCCCACCAGTTGTGGCCATAACCAGCACATCCATTCGCGAAGCCGCTGAAATACTATTGGAATATAATATTGGACGTCTGCCTATTGTAAAAAATCCAATATATGTTAAAAAAGAACCCCGAAGAGCTAAACAAGCCGATCTAATTGGTATAGTTTCAAGGGAAGATATTTTATGGTCGTATCTCAACTGA
- a CDS encoding 7-carboxy-7-deazaguanine synthase QueE yields MLLGRRQVFIRFSGCNLNCNYCDTPLSRDSNYGNEFDVETLCQNVNELITPDFHSISLTGGEPLLHADFIKNFLEKCNFPVLLETNGSLPDELRKLTELIDYVSLDIKLPEHEAVSNWDVLMKREIESIKILIEEGIDTYCKLVVQPSTQTDTVGSIAARIMGEIPATSKLPLVIQPSSPLEYWADKNQKLLAISEKAGEHLNVLTIPQVHKLLKLK; encoded by the coding sequence ATGCTTTTGGGCAGAAGACAAGTCTTTATAAGGTTTTCTGGATGCAACCTTAACTGTAATTATTGTGACACGCCTTTAAGCCGTGATTCGAATTATGGAAATGAATTCGATGTTGAAACGTTATGTCAAAATGTTAATGAACTTATAACTCCGGATTTTCATTCTATTTCACTAACCGGAGGAGAACCATTGTTACATGCGGATTTTATTAAGAATTTCTTAGAAAAATGTAATTTTCCTGTCCTTTTAGAGACAAATGGCTCTTTACCTGATGAACTTAGGAAATTAACAGAATTAATAGATTATGTTTCATTAGATATCAAATTACCTGAACATGAGGCAGTTTCTAACTGGGATGTTCTAATGAAGAGGGAGATTGAATCCATAAAGATATTAATAGAAGAGGGGATAGATACTTACTGTAAGTTGGTAGTACAACCCTCTACACAGACAGACACTGTGGGCTCCATAGCAGCTAGAATCATGGGAGAAATCCCTGCTACGTCCAAATTGCCCCTGGTTATTCAGCCTTCAAGTCCTCTGGAATATTGGGCTGATAAAAATCAGAAGTTACTGGCAATTTCTGAAAAGGCAGGAGAACATTTAAACGTTTTAACTATACCCCAAGTTCATAAGCTTCTTAAACTGAAATAG
- a CDS encoding CBS domain-containing protein, which yields MRKKETINLVKSMDRGSLEFETHASQHEGDVMSIATKKVVTAPQTATIKEAAERMVKNKFRRLPITDPGSEKLLGIVTSMDILDFLGGGDKYKILEKKHHDNFPAAVNEPVKMIMTREVETINTKDSINTAVAKMTTKGVGALPIVDSEHKIAGIVSERDFVLLMAGVLNDELVDDHMQKNVITTTPGTRIEGASKIMVRNKLRRIPVVGEERKTPHPEKEKIVGIVTATDILEFLGKNSAFEHMITNSAEEILNTTITEIMESDVITANAMSHLGDVCDLMEDKGIGGLPVVQNGDLKGIITESDILKAIIS from the coding sequence ATGAGAAAAAAAGAAACCATAAACTTGGTGAAATCAATGGACCGTGGTTCATTGGAATTTGAAACCCACGCATCCCAACATGAGGGAGACGTGATGAGCATAGCAACTAAAAAGGTGGTAACCGCACCTCAAACAGCCACAATAAAGGAAGCAGCTGAAAGAATGGTGAAAAACAAGTTCAGAAGACTTCCAATAACTGATCCTGGTAGTGAAAAGCTTCTTGGAATAGTTACCTCAATGGATATCCTGGACTTCTTAGGAGGTGGGGACAAGTATAAGATTCTTGAGAAAAAACATCATGATAACTTCCCTGCAGCCGTAAACGAACCAGTTAAGATGATTATGACTCGTGAAGTTGAAACCATTAACACTAAAGACTCCATAAACACTGCAGTGGCAAAAATGACAACTAAAGGAGTAGGAGCTCTTCCAATAGTAGATTCTGAACATAAAATAGCTGGAATTGTTTCCGAAAGAGATTTTGTACTTCTGATGGCCGGGGTACTTAATGATGAGCTTGTTGATGACCACATGCAAAAAAATGTAATTACCACCACTCCGGGAACACGCATTGAAGGAGCATCAAAGATCATGGTCAGGAACAAACTTCGCAGAATCCCGGTTGTGGGTGAAGAGCGTAAAACACCACACCCTGAGAAAGAAAAAATAGTGGGTATTGTCACTGCAACGGATATACTGGAATTTCTGGGTAAAAACAGTGCTTTCGAACACATGATAACCAACAGTGCTGAAGAAATTCTCAACACAACCATAACCGAAATAATGGAGTCAGATGTGATCACTGCCAATGCCATGAGTCACTTGGGCGATGTCTGCGATTTAATGGAAGATAAAGGCATTGGAGGACTTCCTGTAGTACAAAATGGTGATTTAAAAGGAATTATTACCGAAAGTGATATATTAAAAGCCATAATTTCATAG
- a CDS encoding CBS domain-containing protein: protein MEMDTQMTVHDAMTSSVITIDPDTSIAQAAAIMTQKSIGSLIIKSNSEPEGLVTESDIISKVVSKDIQASKMTVEEIMTKNLINIDPGSDLNEAARIMAKNNIRRLPVVNNGVLVGILTSTDVMTVSPELTEILVENARMENQINYSSNEKSVPGACEVCGNYVEYLDEVDGKYLCEECKDELEGE from the coding sequence ATGGAAATGGACACACAAATGACTGTGCACGACGCAATGACTTCAAGTGTAATAACCATAGACCCTGATACAAGTATAGCCCAAGCCGCGGCTATAATGACTCAGAAGAGTATTGGAAGTCTCATTATTAAGAGCAACTCCGAACCAGAAGGACTGGTCACTGAAAGCGATATTATAAGCAAGGTTGTATCTAAGGATATTCAGGCCAGCAAAATGACTGTCGAGGAGATTATGACAAAAAATCTCATTAACATCGACCCTGGAAGCGACCTCAACGAAGCTGCCAGAATCATGGCAAAAAACAATATCCGAAGGCTGCCAGTAGTGAACAATGGAGTTCTTGTTGGTATCTTAACCTCCACTGATGTTATGACAGTTTCACCAGAATTGACTGAAATACTGGTGGAAAACGCCAGGATGGAAAATCAGATTAATTATTCTTCTAATGAAAAATCCGTACCTGGAGCTTGTGAAGTTTGTGGAAATTATGTTGAATACCTCGATGAAGTGGATGGCAAGTACCTGTGTGAGGAGTGCAAGGACGAATTAGAAGGTGAATAA
- a CDS encoding CBS domain-containing protein — protein MKIEDVMNEDVVLVKENEQVSHARNLMLKHGYSRILVVDQEGKPVGILTEKDLIRKMRANGPQWKRRPIDKISIRRVMTSHPITITPFRELREAVEQMIKNNISSLPVVDNGELVGIITKSDLMDFYSQKFAKKWKVSQLMTSEVVTVNENHSIGHVISIMEDHKIGKVIVMRDNEPVGIITSGNISFANVEDPETGVSQEKIAFLHKIEGQEKRNVREVSMVTAGDIMTTDLITISPDEDASNAATIMINKDLSGIPVLNKDELVGIITKTDIIRGIQ, from the coding sequence ATGAAAATCGAGGATGTAATGAACGAGGACGTAGTGTTAGTCAAAGAAAATGAACAAGTAAGTCACGCCCGAAACCTCATGCTCAAACACGGTTACAGCCGTATTTTAGTGGTTGACCAAGAAGGCAAACCAGTGGGCATCCTAACTGAAAAAGATTTAATAAGAAAAATGAGGGCGAATGGACCGCAATGGAAGAGGAGGCCAATAGATAAAATATCAATCCGCAGAGTAATGACATCCCATCCAATAACCATAACTCCTTTCAGGGAGCTAAGGGAAGCAGTTGAGCAAATGATCAAAAACAACATAAGCTCTCTTCCAGTTGTAGACAATGGGGAATTAGTGGGAATAATAACTAAAAGTGACCTAATGGACTTCTACAGCCAAAAATTCGCCAAAAAATGGAAAGTATCACAACTCATGACCAGTGAAGTAGTAACTGTAAATGAAAACCACAGTATAGGTCATGTTATTAGCATAATGGAAGATCACAAAATAGGCAAAGTTATAGTAATGAGGGATAATGAGCCTGTTGGGATAATAACCTCTGGAAACATATCATTTGCCAATGTAGAAGACCCTGAAACTGGGGTTAGCCAAGAAAAAATAGCATTCCTCCACAAAATTGAGGGTCAAGAGAAAAGAAATGTTAGAGAAGTGTCAATGGTTACGGCAGGGGACATAATGACAACTGACCTTATTACAATCAGTCCTGATGAAGACGCATCTAATGCCGCAACTATTATGATAAATAAGGATCTAAGTGGTATTCCAGTTTTGAATAAAGATGAATTAGTTGGAATAATCACAAAAACCGATATTATCAGAGGAATACAATAA